A segment of the Phocoena sinus isolate mPhoSin1 chromosome 11, mPhoSin1.pri, whole genome shotgun sequence genome:
GCCCCAACTCCCAAGTCATCTAACTCAGAGGACGATCTCCCTGAAGACTACCCAGTGGGCAAAAACATGCTTCATAGACTGATGGGTAAGGAAGGCACAAGGGAGGGAACTAAATGAGAGGCTGTTTTCAgtttattcccttttctctctcaaatATGATCAAGTCCTTTTTGatgtctgtattagtttcctaggactgccataGGAAAGCATTGCACAccgagtggcttaaacaatagaaatttattgtctcatggtTGTAGAGGCAGAAGTTAAATGATTCTAGAGGTAGAAGTCGAGGTGTCAAcagtgttggttccttctgggggCTGAGAGGGAGACTCTGTTCCAGgactctctcctagcttctgataGCCTCAGGCCTTCCTTGGCCTGTGGATGGCGTTCTTCctgtcttcacagcatcttctctCTATACACACTTGTCTTtgggtccaaatttcccctttttataaggacactggaTATATTGGATTggggtccaccctaatgacctcattttaacttgattacctctgtaaagattctatttccaaatacagtcaaatTCTGAGGTATTGGGGGGACTTCACAACTTTcgggggggaacacaattcaacctataacaagGTCTATCCTTCATTCCTCATATTCCAGCTATTCTCTCCTCTTACCTGTTCATACACTCACACAACAGACCCCTGGGGTCAGCTGCTTCTGGGGAATCCCTGCTGCCACCACTTCTCATCACTCCCTTCCAGAAGTCTCCCAGGATTCCCGCGTCTCCTTGCCCCTGAGGCTCTGGGCCTTCTCTGCAGCTTCTGGGGGAGTTCCTTCCATCACTTCCAACGCTGCCCTCTGCCCTTCTTTAAACTGCCTAGAGAAGGTGCTCTGCCCTCTTGGTCACCCACCCAACCCAGATTGCTTCTAGCACCCCTAATCCAGAAATCTTTCCTCAAAGCACCCCATACACACAAGGCCAATGATTAGTTCTTTCTGGTCCCTTTGGCTATCAccaccttctctctcctctgccctgcGCTCCCTATAGAAATAGGCCTGTCTACTCCCACCTGTTCCTGCGGGTGGTGGGCTGGTTTCTCAGGATACTTGGATTTCTCCCTCTGGCCCTCCCCTCTATCACGAGCGGTGCTGGTATCTGGTATCAGTCTTCCTCTTTAGCTCCATCTTCTCCATCCTGTTGACCCagctcccaccccccccccacccccgcccccgatGCTGCAGATTGAGGTATCAGTCCTCACCCTCCCTAGAAGTCAGACGCGCCTCACTCTGCCGCCAAGCCCGCAAACCCGGGCAACCCCTCCTTCAGTCTCTGCGCTgtgccccctgccctgggccagcaGGGTCCTTCTCCAAGTCCAATTCTCCAGAAGGAAGTGGCCCATCAGCGCAGGTTGGGTCTTGCCCAAGCCTGCTCTTCGTACGCCTTCACCCTCTTCGGTCCTACAGCAGCCTTTTGAGCTGCTGTGGGCCTCTTGTGTACCCTCCGCGCATCCTCTCCATCCTATCCCTCCTCTGATTCGGAAAGCCAGCTCACACGGTCCTCCCCCTGCTTTCTCCTCTCCAGCCGACCTGACCCTGGATCCTGGCACCGCCCACCGCCGCTTGCTGGTCTCCGCGGACCGCCGCAGCGTCCGACTGGCCCCACCGGGGACACCCGCACCCCGCGACAGCCCGGGGCGCTTCGATCAGCTCCCGGCGGTGCTGGGCGCGCAGGGCTTCAGGGCTGGCCGCCACTGCTGGGAGGTGGAGATCGCCGACACCGCCTCCCTCGGAGACTCTTCCGGGGAGGATGAGGACGACGGGGAGAGCCGCTATGCCCTGGGCGTGGCCGGGGAGTCGGTGCGACGCAAGGGCAGAGTAGGCCTATGTCCCGCGGAGGCTGTGTGGGCCGTGGAGGATCGCGGCGGCCGCCTGTGGGCGCTCACGGCCCCGGAGCCCACCCCGCTGGGCGGCGCCGGGCCCCAGCCGCGGCGCATCCGCGTGGACTTGCACTGGGAGCGGGGCCGCGTGGCCTTCTACGACGGCTGTTCCCTGGACTTGCTCTTCGCCTTCCAGGCGCCCGGTCCCCTGGGTGAGCGCGTCTTCCCGCTGCTGTGCACCCGCGACCCCCGCGTCCCCCTCTGCCTCGTGCCAGCGGAAGGCTGAGAAGCTCACCCACAACCCTTATTCTGGCTTGGTCAGAAATAAGGCTGCTTCCTCTTGGGCATGGAAATCCTTACTCATTTCAGGCATCATGTCCACGCCCATTGCCGGTGTATTGATAAGCACCCCTCCACCTAcattgtctgttttcttccagaTAGTTAGGACCTCAACTGGCCTCCAGTTTCCACATCCATGCCCGAAGCTTAATTCATTCCTGCTCCCCCCACCAAATCTTGGGATGCTTCTCTCCCTTGGTTACCCCAGTACTTCCCAAGGGATCTCTCCCCTTCTATCTTTCCCAGGCCAGAATTGGGGAACAGGTCCTGCCCCATCAGTACTGGTAATTGGCCCATGTTTAATACACAGAGGCCCTGCCGGTCAAACATTtacctcccacccctgcctctcctcctggcAAAGAAGGGCCCAGTGCCCTCTCCACAGGTCtgagggttgggcttccctgccTTGTCCATTCTGAGGTTTCTcctcaagagaaacaaaagcctCCTCCCCCAAAACAAGAGGCTTGACTCTGGCCTGGGCCTTAGGGCCCTC
Coding sequences within it:
- the RNF39 gene encoding RING finger protein 39 — protein: MWEAERGAATQPAAEALSHLSSPKVVATVAEGTAPGRWLPMEASEPLGRGLVQRLEQLATCPLCGGLFEDPVLLACEHSFCRACLDRRWGTPPHPGPEAPPTACPCCGRPCPRRSLRSNVRLAVEVRISRELREKLAEPGARTGKRRGGRIPTMGCLAPHGEDTKKTWRRFDAPTPKSSNSEDDLPEDYPVGKNMLHRLMADLTLDPGTAHRRLLVSADRRSVRLAPPGTPAPRDSPGRFDQLPAVLGAQGFRAGRHCWEVEIADTASLGDSSGEDEDDGESRYALGVAGESVRRKGRVGLCPAEAVWAVEDRGGRLWALTAPEPTPLGGAGPQPRRIRVDLHWERGRVAFYDGCSLDLLFAFQAPGPLGERVFPLLCTRDPRVPLCLVPAEG